ATTCGCCCTTAAAAGGATAGGCGACCCCCGTGTAACCGACCACTTCATAGAGGCCCTTGAGGATGAGGACTGGGGTGTGAGGAAGGTCGCTGCAAGGTCCCTCGGCGAACTCGGAGATAAAAGGGCCGTCGAACCCCTTATAAGGGCCCTTGAGGATGAGGACTGGGGCGTTAAACTGGCAGCTGTCCGCTCCCTCGGCGATCTAGGGGATGAAAGGGCAATAGAACCCATTAAAAAGGCCCGGAGAAAGGGGGATAAGGACTTTAAGAAGGCCGCCAATAAATCCCTTAAAAAGATACAGTCCTGAATGGACTGTTTTCAATTAATTTTCCTCAATAACTGATTTTTTCATGATAATCCCTCATAGGGATCGGCAGAGCTCATGGAAATTGACGGCTTCGAACATTTCCATAAAGTATAAAGGTTCATAATTTTTAAGGATAATATATTAACAGTAGACTTATGAATGGGGGGTTATCATGGAAGCCATAATTGTAGGATCCGGATTTGGAGGGTTATCTGCAGCAGCCCTCCTTGCAAAGAAGGATTTCAGTGTCACGGTTATAGAAAAGAATGAGGGTCCCGGGGGCCGTGCAAGCGTATACAGTGAAGGCGGCTTCACATTTGATATGGGTCCATCATGGTACCTCATGCCAGATATATTCCAGAGCTTCTTTGAGGAGTTCGGAAAGAAGCCGGAGGACT
The sequence above is drawn from the Methanothermobacter wolfeii genome and encodes:
- a CDS encoding HEAT repeat domain-containing protein codes for the protein MDYEKMKEKLNSMDSGEKIRFIDELKPSEESVELLVDLLDDESHPVRFRAAERLGGFGEIALQRLIDVMDTREGDVRRYATFALKRIGDPRVTDHFIEALEDEDWGVRKVAARSLGELGDKRAVEPLIRALEDEDWGVKLAAVRSLGDLGDERAIEPIKKARRKGDKDFKKAANKSLKKIQS